CATCTCCTTCATATTCTCACCATACTTCACCTTGAGATCTTTTGTTTCCTTGTCAAGGGACATGTTGCGCTCAGCGCTTTCTGCATAGATCTCGGTGATGGCTTGTACTTGCTCGGGAGTGAGATCATACGTCTTGGCCAAATGCTCTACTTCCGGATGGGTTTCAGAGACCTCGGCCTTTTTTTCATCTTGGGCCATCGTATTGACTGCGAATGTCATCAAGGCGATACCGAAGATGGTTCTTATCGTATTCTTCATCTTGTCTATATTATTCATCAATATTACAACGTATATGCGAATCCGATGCCGAAAATCTGACGGAACTGTGTGCGAGGACCGACATCACCGTCTTCATCCACAATTTTGATATCGTGGTCATAAAGAACCGTAGTGCCTAGGGTAACGTTGATGTAGTCATTGACTTTCATTCCGATGAGGGCATCCCAATTGACATCGATGTAGGTTGGGTTCTCATAATTCGAGAAGAGATCCAACATAGTAGAGAACTTCACATTCTCCATGATATCTGTGGTGTAGCTGGATTTCAGATATCCTCCGAATTCTGATCGGCTGTTGGAACCCTCTTCGACTACGAAGAATCCGTCTTCTTCCGTATATCCTACCACCCCTGGGTCTACACCGAAAGCTCCTCCTGCGGCCAATACATCGTCATTGACGATGGTGAATTTGGCTGTTACCGGAGAGATGAATACAGTGAACTTGTCATTGGGTTTGTAGTCCAGACCCAAAGAAGCCAGCACATAGGCTGGAGCCAACAGGTCAGAGATGACATAGCGCTCAGTACTTCCATCTGACAATTCTACTTCACTTCCCAATCCCTCTGTGAACTGGGTTCTGAAATTGGCCAAAGCACTGTAATACCACTTCGGGTTCCAAGCTTCTCTACCATACTTCGATGATAGGTCGATGCGGTCATCGGTCTTCTGCACGTCTCCATCATCTCCTTGCTTGAGGAGTCCATAGCCCAGAGACAGCGTGTTGTCCCAAGTATTCTTGCCTTCCTTCATATTGGCAAAAAGGTTGAGGGCTGCATTTCCTGAAATGGAGCTGAATCCTCCAGCAGCCCAATTGGTCAAGCTGACTTGCGAGAGATTGATAGCGACCAGACCACCGGTCTTCCAGGTGGTGTCTTGCGCTGCTTCTTGGGCCCAAACCCCAGAAGTGAATAGTATGGCACATGCGATTGTAAGTGCTCTTTGTTTCATAGATCCTGTTTTAAAATTGCTGATTTGTATTTGATAAGCTTCTTGTCAGTGGAGGACCTCTACGACATTCTCCACTAGATGTTTCATGGGGATGACAGTCTGTTTCCCCTCGTGTTCTAAAGTGATGGATAGACTATCCATTTCTTTGATCACTCCTTCTATACCGTTGACCCGTATCCGCGTACCTATTCTGAACTTGTCCTTGCGATAGAAGGTCGAGAGCATATTGGCCATGATATCTTTTGATGCCACGCCATAGCTGATGCCGAATGCCAACAACATAGCACCGAAGATGAGTGTGACATTGGAAGTGATGATACTGGTATCCACTCCGGTCTGATTGATGGCGGTGATGGCAATGAATATGAAGAGCACGTAGTACACGATATTACTGATCACCCGCGCACCCTTCAGGCCGATAGAATCGGTCGCATTGTAGACCAGGTTCTTGATCATATTGGCGATGAACATCCCGAATATGAGAATGACCAGTGCTATGAGCAATTGAGGAATGTAGGATAGGATAGCAGCGATTCCTTCAGATAGAATGGACATATTGATGACCTCTGCTATAGTGAGCAAGAATATGAGCATGATCATCCAATAGGCTACTGAACCGATGAATCCAGCTGTACTGGAGATCCCGATTCCTGACAGGGTAGGGCTCAATTCCAAACGGTCCATGGCATCATCTAGTTTGATGAGCTTGAGGGCCTTTACGATAAGCTTCTTTACCAATTTGGATACCATCCAACCTACCAGGAGTAAGATGATGACAAGGATGAGTTTGGGCAATGCACTCGCAAAGCCATCGAGTATCATCTCCAAAGATCGGGTCAGAGCTTCTTTGAGTTCGTTCAATAGATTCATCGGTCTTCGTTGTTAGGGTTGTCTTTCTTGGTGTCCAGGTCGATCTTCATCTTGTTGAGGGCTACAGCGGTAGTGTCCGCCACAAAGAGCTGTACAAACCTCAGCATGAGCACCACATTGTCAATGCTGCCCATCAATTCCCCTCTGACAGACTCGGGAGCCTGTTCTGTGGGTTCGATTATTTTGAATGGGTTGCCGCTCATATCAGGTCCTCTGCAAATAGTTCTTGATAGTTTTCCAGTGCACTTGCTTTTGCTCTCTTTATCCTCATTTTCACCGCGCTCTCACTCAATTCCAGCATTCCCATGATCTCCTTGATCGAGAATCCATCCTGATACTTCATCAGCAGAATGGCCTTTTCATTGGGACTGATTCGATCCAATACGCTTCCCAAGCGTTCGGCATGCATGGACATGAGTTCGCGTTCATTTTTTTCATCGTCCTTATCACTTATATCCCACCTTTCATCGATGTCTTCAGTCCTCCGCTTCCTCTTGCTGCGAGCATAGTCCACGCAATAGTTGTACGTGATACTGTACAGCCAGGTCGAGAATGAGGACCGACCGGAGAACCTGGACAAACTGGTGAATGTCTTCAAGAAAACATCGTGTAGCAGATCTTTAGCCTCGTCTTGATCTTTGGAGAATGAGATACACTTGTGGTAGACCTTGGTCTTGTATCGCTCGTATAATTCTCCAAAGAGCTCATGCTCATTGGTCTCTACTATTTTCCTGACGATATCCTCGTCCGATTCTTTAGCCAATCTTGTTGAATAATGGTCCGATCACGATCAATCGATCTTGAGACGGGCAATCACATATTAAGTCACATCTAATTTGCTCTGAAAGGAGCGTCAATCGATCCGGATGGCCACATTCTTAGAAAAACCGGATGTTGATAATGTAGCTTGGTATTCTCCGGTGTTCAGAAAGGATAGGTCGAGGTCCATGGTCAGGTCCTCATACAAGGGGTTGATCTCGAACTTCTTGACCATGGTGCTGTCCAGAGAAGTGATGATCAGTTCCAACGGTTTGCGATAGAGATCCTTGATCTGAAGACGGAATGTCCCTATCAGGTCTTCACGTGCATCGAGTGCAAATCGACCCAGGCTCTCTTCTCCTTCAGGCGGGAGCACAACGAATCGAGCGGTCTCTTGACAGTTCTTCCTGTCCCGCACTTTGACTGAATACGTGCCACGTTGCAAATGGGTCCGCTTCAGACCTTCTGTACCATCATCCCACTCACACTGATATGGAGGTGTACCTCCTCTCAAGGCCAGTGAGATATATCCATCTCCACCCTCCAACTCGTTGGATACTGTGCTCTGGATGCGTATATGATGTTTGATCCCGACTTCGAAAGCGTACTCTTCATACTCCTTGGATTCGATGAATGACCGAAGTACTTGAAATTGCGGTTGACCGCTCAATTGCTCGGTCTTTCGCTGATAGATCTTGACTATGATCTCTTCTTGATCATGTGCACTCCGGGGAAAATTGAGCATGTAATAGATGTGCTTACGGCCCGCAGCATCTTCCATCACCTTTTGATGGAATTGTTGGGATGAAGACCATGTGACTCCTCCATCTATGCTGTATTCTGCTTTCAGATAATAATTGAGATGGTTGATCTCACGATCCAAGCGCATGTATAAGCTCAATTCCTTGCGACCCGTGCTCGAGAATACGAATCGAGAGATCCCCTCGAATCCCATAAGGGTGGTGTCTTGGAATTCTCCGATCGGAATTTCATCCATCTGCACGTCCACCTTCCGGATACGGTACTGGCCCGGACATAATTCCTCCAGAACGGCCTCGTTCATCGGATGATACTTGCCATCGGATTCTGACATCCAATAGAAGTAGCGTTCAGGTAGATACCGGAAAGTGATCAGCTCGGCAGATCCATCACATATCTCTTCGCAACTGGTGTCGATCACCCGTATGAGATCCTGCTGACCATGGATCTGGCCTGACCACATAGCCATGCACAAAGTGACTAATGAGATATAGGTCTTAAGACCGTTCATCGGAGTGCAGCTATGCCAATACTGAGCCAAAGAGAATACATCTCACAATTTTCGACATTGTGACCCACAGAGACGGGTGTGTCACTTATCCTTTTTCCAACCATTCGGTGTTATAAGTCCAGGTCTATAGGCTGTATCCCTGAGATATCGATCAGCCGAAGGATCTTTCCAGAAGCCGTTCGAGGGAAGCGTTTGATCGAGAACACCTCACGAGGTCTCTTGGCTCCAAGACCTTGAATGACTGATCGGAGTTCGGGTGATAATGGTCCTACCTGTTCGGATTCTATCGTCAGAACTACCTTTTCACCCAGCACTGGATCGGGAATGCTATGGATGATGAATGGATGAGGTATGTATTGTGCCAATGCAGACTCTATCTCTTCTGGATGGACCTTCAATCCACCGGAATTGATCACGTGGTCGATACGCCCTCTCCAAATGAAACGCTGTGCATCCAAGAGTTCTACCACGTCACGGGTCTGAATGACCGTATCATCCATAAAGGGGATACGAATGGCAAGAGCATGCTGATCATCGGTCGAGAACTCTACTCCGGGGAGGCCTCTGAAATACCTAGCACGCTCATCCCCATTGAGCGCACGCAGAGCGATATGGCTTGCGGTCTCTGTCATTCCATAGGTACTGTAGATAGAAGTCTTTGCTTCTCTGATCCGGGATTCCAGTAGGGCTGAGACGGGTGCTCCACCGATGATCAAACAGTGTATACGTTCTAGCACATTTCCTCTATCCAGTAGAGACGTTACTTGAGGAGGCGTCATCGCTGCAAAGTCGAATTTTCCTTGGGCCGGGAGTTCGGGATCCATGGAGGGCTGGATGGGATAGATGTCCATACCTAGTACCATCGCGCGAACGAGCATCATGAGCCCTCCAATGAATTGCACAGGCAAACAGAGTAGAGCGCTCTGACCTTGAGCCAAGTCAAGTCTTTTTGCAGTCGCTCGGGCCGAGTGCATCATCCAGTCTTTCTTCAAGGCAATGCTCTTTGGCTCTCCGGTCGAACCGGAAGTCTTCAGGTGCATGACTTCAGCATCCGAGCTCCATCGCTCTATCTGCAAGATGATCTGCTGATGAAAAGCATCGGTCGATCCTGCGTGATCTTTCAGCCATTCCTGATAGGGCCGACCCGATATCTTGAAGGAATCATCGATCATGTAAGGGGCTATAGTCCCACACCTGGGATCGGTCATAGGCTATCTGTCCATGCTTGACGCTGAGCGGGGAGGGAATGTTGTTCAGATATAAACTTCCGGTGCCTAATCCCTGAGGTAGCACTAGGTCCTTGGTCCCACACCACTGCGCGATAGCGTTGAGTCCGATATTGGATTCCAAGGCAGAAGTGGCCCACCATCCCGCATCTATGGACTCAGCAAGCTCTATCCATCGATCGGCCACTTGGAACCCTCCGATCAAGGAGGGCTTAAGAATCAAGTACTGGGGGGAGATATGCTGGACCATCCTAGCTTGATGAGTAGGGTCGGTAATTCCGATCAATTCCTCATCCAAAGCAATGGGTAGCACCCCTTCTTGGCAGAGTCGGGCCATTTCATCCCACTGTCCGCGAGCAATAGGCTGCTCAATAGAGTGAATCTCCAAGTCGGCCAATCGCGGGAGGAGTTCTGCAGCTTCCTTCGGACTGAATGCGCCATTTGCGTCCACCCGGATCTCTATCTGGGAAGAATCGAATCGTTTGCGGAGTGACTTCAACAGAGCGAGTTCTTTTTCCACGTCTATGGCCCCGATCTTCATCTTAATACAATCGAATCCATCTTCCAGTCTGGCTTCTATTTGGGACTGCATGGAGGCAGCATCGGCCATCCATATGAGGCCATTGATGGGTATGGGTCTCCCTTTTCTGAATTCACTGGAATAGACCATTGAAGGGTCTTCGTTTTCCAGACAGTTCAAGAGCATCTCCCAACCACAGCGTATACTGGGCCAGTCATGCAAAGAACCAAGATCCAATGCATCATTCTCAAAGGCAACAAGTGATTCTGCCAGGACTGAACGGTAGCCTTCCCTGTCATCTATACTCAATCCTGCAAGCAGACCGCATTCACCATAGTAGTCTTGACCTTGATGTGAGACCTCGATGATCCAGCTTGTTTTTTCCGTCATCACCCCACGTGATGTTCCTGCTTGGAATTTGAATCGGAGGATATAGGGATACGCTCTTGCCTTCACGTCAAAGGATTTGTGCGATGAACAACAAGACAGACATGAAGAAAGTGCTCAAGGCTACTTTTTTGAGTTCTGGATCCAAGTCCCTACTCGTCTCCACTTTGAATACCTGTATGACATGAAGCAGAAGAACAGGGCTGATCACTAGATACAAGAAATCCAGAGGACTCTCATAGCTCAGAATAGAGTAGATGATCATGCTGATCAAGCCAAAGCTGATCAAGCACGCATGGTAGATCTTGGACGTGTATGCTCCCAACCGAACGGCCATGGTGGTCTTTCCCTTATGGCGGTCGTCCTTGGCATCTCGCATGTTGTTCAAATTGAGCACGGCCGCACTCAAAAATCCCATACTGGATGCTGGCAGTACGTGTAGTGTGAGGGGTATGCTCTTCAAGTGCAGGTAGGAGCTACCTAGTACTCCGAGCAATCCGAAGAAGATGAATACGGCCAGATCACCCCAACCTGCGTAACCATACGGATTTTGACCTGCTGTGTAACGTATCGCAGCCCAAATGGCCAATAGACCGAAGCAGATGAATAGGAATCCGCTGAGGCTCAGCAATATTCCGCTGCAGTAAAGAAGAACAAGACCGCTTACCAGACAGGTGATTGCAAGGATGACAATGGCGCTTCGCATCTGAAGGACACTGATGCGCCCACTTTGCATAGAGCGCATGGGACCGAGCCGGGTCTCATCGTCCGTACCATGCGTGAAGTCTCCGAAATCATTGGCCCAGTTCGATAGGATTTGTAGAAGGATGGTGGTCCAGATGGTAAGGATGAAGATCGGCAAGGAGAAGTTTTCGGGGTGATGGTCGATGACCAAGGCTGCTCCAGTGATGATGGTACTCAGTGCCAAGGGTAAGGTGCGTAGACGTGAAGCATGCACCCAATCTGCCAGAGTTGGCTCAGACCTGCTCACTCAGCATGGCTTCGATGACCCCATTCCGATCCATCCCTTGTAGGATATAGTGCTGAATACGGTTGACCAGGTAAGGAAGATCTGTGTCCTTGTATCCCAGACCTACACCACACTTGTATAGCACCTTCATCTCTCGAGCATCGATCTCTCCATCCACCATCACCATCCGTACGAGATCCACCAAGCGTTCTCTCCGTTCCTGCAGACTGACCGGTGGATTGATGGGATATTTCTCCGGATTACTGAGGATGTCTGCCTTTTGGTCATCTCGTAGACCTAGGAAATCTCCCATACGGTCCAGCATCTCTTTCTCCACTTCACTGATGAATCCATCGGCCTTGGCAATGAGCACTAGGTTGCGAAAGGCGCCTTTATGCTCCTTCATCTCACCTGATTCGAAAAGTTCTGCCAATGACATTGCTAGAATGGTTTATTTCGATTTCACTTTTTCATTCTCGAGGATCTTTCGGGCCTCCTCGATCTCCTGTATCTGTTTGGCTGTGACCTCTGGATATTCCAGATCCATCTCCTGCATGGTGGACATCACGATCCTACTTACCGTTGCTCGCATGTAGTCT
The window above is part of the Flavobacteriales bacterium genome. Proteins encoded here:
- a CDS encoding DUF3078 domain-containing protein, with the translated sequence MKQRALTIACAILFTSGVWAQEAAQDTTWKTGGLVAINLSQVSLTNWAAGGFSSISGNAALNLFANMKEGKNTWDNTLSLGYGLLKQGDDGDVQKTDDRIDLSSKYGREAWNPKWYYSALANFRTQFTEGLGSEVELSDGSTERYVISDLLAPAYVLASLGLDYKPNDKFTVFISPVTAKFTIVNDDVLAAGGAFGVDPGVVGYTEEDGFFVVEEGSNSRSEFGGYLKSSYTTDIMENVKFSTMLDLFSNYENPTYIDVNWDALIGMKVNDYINVTLGTTVLYDHDIKIVDEDGDVGPRTQFRQIFGIGFAYTL
- a CDS encoding AMP-binding protein, coding for MIDDSFKISGRPYQEWLKDHAGSTDAFHQQIILQIERWSSDAEVMHLKTSGSTGEPKSIALKKDWMMHSARATAKRLDLAQGQSALLCLPVQFIGGLMMLVRAMVLGMDIYPIQPSMDPELPAQGKFDFAAMTPPQVTSLLDRGNVLERIHCLIIGGAPVSALLESRIREAKTSIYSTYGMTETASHIALRALNGDERARYFRGLPGVEFSTDDQHALAIRIPFMDDTVIQTRDVVELLDAQRFIWRGRIDHVINSGGLKVHPEEIESALAQYIPHPFIIHSIPDPVLGEKVVLTIESEQVGPLSPELRSVIQGLGAKRPREVFSIKRFPRTASGKILRLIDISGIQPIDLDL
- a CDS encoding TerB family tellurite resistance protein, whose protein sequence is MSLAELFESGEMKEHKGAFRNLVLIAKADGFISEVEKEMLDRMGDFLGLRDDQKADILSNPEKYPINPPVSLQERRERLVDLVRMVMVDGEIDAREMKVLYKCGVGLGYKDTDLPYLVNRIQHYILQGMDRNGVIEAMLSEQV
- a CDS encoding o-succinylbenzoate synthase, whose protein sequence is MTEKTSWIIEVSHQGQDYYGECGLLAGLSIDDREGYRSVLAESLVAFENDALDLGSLHDWPSIRCGWEMLLNCLENEDPSMVYSSEFRKGRPIPINGLIWMADAASMQSQIEARLEDGFDCIKMKIGAIDVEKELALLKSLRKRFDSSQIEIRVDANGAFSPKEAAELLPRLADLEIHSIEQPIARGQWDEMARLCQEGVLPIALDEELIGITDPTHQARMVQHISPQYLILKPSLIGGFQVADRWIELAESIDAGWWATSALESNIGLNAIAQWCGTKDLVLPQGLGTGSLYLNNIPSPLSVKHGQIAYDRSQVWDYSPLHDR
- a CDS encoding RNA polymerase sigma factor codes for the protein MAKESDEDIVRKIVETNEHELFGELYERYKTKVYHKCISFSKDQDEAKDLLHDVFLKTFTSLSRFSGRSSFSTWLYSITYNYCVDYARSKRKRRTEDIDERWDISDKDDEKNERELMSMHAERLGSVLDRISPNEKAILLMKYQDGFSIKEIMGMLELSESAVKMRIKRAKASALENYQELFAEDLI
- a CDS encoding mechanosensitive ion channel; the encoded protein is MNLLNELKEALTRSLEMILDGFASALPKLILVIILLLVGWMVSKLVKKLIVKALKLIKLDDAMDRLELSPTLSGIGISSTAGFIGSVAYWMIMLIFLLTIAEVINMSILSEGIAAILSYIPQLLIALVILIFGMFIANMIKNLVYNATDSIGLKGARVISNIVYYVLFIFIAITAINQTGVDTSIITSNVTLIFGAMLLAFGISYGVASKDIMANMLSTFYRKDKFRIGTRIRVNGIEGVIKEMDSLSITLEHEGKQTVIPMKHLVENVVEVLH
- the menA gene encoding 1,4-dihydroxy-2-naphthoate octaprenyltransferase, translating into MSRSEPTLADWVHASRLRTLPLALSTIITGAALVIDHHPENFSLPIFILTIWTTILLQILSNWANDFGDFTHGTDDETRLGPMRSMQSGRISVLQMRSAIVILAITCLVSGLVLLYCSGILLSLSGFLFICFGLLAIWAAIRYTAGQNPYGYAGWGDLAVFIFFGLLGVLGSSYLHLKSIPLTLHVLPASSMGFLSAAVLNLNNMRDAKDDRHKGKTTMAVRLGAYTSKIYHACLISFGLISMIIYSILSYESPLDFLYLVISPVLLLHVIQVFKVETSRDLDPELKKVALSTFFMSVLLFIAQIL